One genomic segment of Desmodus rotundus isolate HL8 chromosome 5, HLdesRot8A.1, whole genome shotgun sequence includes these proteins:
- the SMIM35 gene encoding small integral membrane protein 35 isoform X1, producing the protein MEPFQSLVCSEESVSTLGLILGMGLSLLLVFILGYSLAKWYQHGYCWEGPNFVFNLYQIWNSKELEMGPPFTISGHMSSPDGGYMRFSNRLV; encoded by the exons GTGAGGAGTCTGTCAGCACCCTGGGCCTGATCCTTGGCATGGGGCTATCACTGCTGCTTGTGTTCATCCTGGGATACAGCCTGGCCAAGTGGTACCAGCATGGGTACTGCTGGGAGG GACCTAATTTTGTCTTCAACTTGTATCAAATCTG GAACTCAAAGGAGCTGGAGATGGGTCCACCCTTTACCATCAGTGGCCACATGAGCAGTCCAGATGGTGGCTACATGAGATTCTCCAATAGGCTAGTCTGA
- the SMIM35 gene encoding small integral membrane protein 35 isoform X2: protein MTGEESVSTLGLILGMGLSLLLVFILGYSLAKWYQHGYCWEGPNFVFNLYQIWNSKELEMGPPFTISGHMSSPDGGYMRFSNRLV, encoded by the exons GTGAGGAGTCTGTCAGCACCCTGGGCCTGATCCTTGGCATGGGGCTATCACTGCTGCTTGTGTTCATCCTGGGATACAGCCTGGCCAAGTGGTACCAGCATGGGTACTGCTGGGAGG GACCTAATTTTGTCTTCAACTTGTATCAAATCTG GAACTCAAAGGAGCTGGAGATGGGTCCACCCTTTACCATCAGTGGCCACATGAGCAGTCCAGATGGTGGCTACATGAGATTCTCCAATAGGCTAGTCTGA
- the SMIM35 gene encoding small integral membrane protein 35 isoform X3 → MGLSLLLVFILGYSLAKWYQHGYCWEGPNFVFNLYQIWNSKELEMGPPFTISGHMSSPDGGYMRFSNRLV, encoded by the exons ATGGGGCTATCACTGCTGCTTGTGTTCATCCTGGGATACAGCCTGGCCAAGTGGTACCAGCATGGGTACTGCTGGGAGG GACCTAATTTTGTCTTCAACTTGTATCAAATCTG GAACTCAAAGGAGCTGGAGATGGGTCCACCCTTTACCATCAGTGGCCACATGAGCAGTCCAGATGGTGGCTACATGAGATTCTCCAATAGGCTAGTCTGA